A region from the Rosa rugosa chromosome 6, drRosRugo1.1, whole genome shotgun sequence genome encodes:
- the LOC133713356 gene encoding uncharacterized protein LOC133713356 — MVAVTMTTTTANTEEPILSRLDRLDIMLRQLEEINGCNPIHQSSHSAKSSCESTPSSGTLTSDYAQVSSTSSADYFSPKSLEKHCRPIQNVMMETDAKGTLIERLDHVEDRVLKLCMQLEEELEAAERKREDRDRVKVETEVKVVEEKRTPHKKKGFKQLVKQCVTGKTN, encoded by the coding sequence atgGTGGCAGTAACAATGACAACGACTACGGCCAATACGGAGGAGCCGATTCTGTCGAGGCTGGACCGCCTGGACATTATGCTTCGGCAGCTAGAGGAAATCAATGGGTGCAATCCCATCCATCAATCCTCACACTCGGCCAAGAGCTCTTGCGAATCCACGCCGTCCAGTGGAACCCTAACTAGTGATTACGCACAGGTGTCGTCGACGTCGTCCGCCGACTACTTCTCTCCCAAGAGCCTGGAGAAGCACTGCCGTCCGATTCAGAACGTGATGATGGAGACGGACGCCAAGGGGACGCTGATCGAGAGGCTCGATCATGTAGAGGATCGTGTTCTGAAGCTGTGTATGCAGTTGGAGGAAGAACTGGAGGCCgctgagaggaagagagaggataGAGATCGGGTCAAGGTTGAGACAGAGGTGAAGGTCGTCGAGGAGAAGAGGACTCCTCACAAGAAGAAGGGGTTCAAGCAACTTGTAAAACAGTGTGTTACAGGGAAAACAAATTAA